From the Arthrobacter sp. PM3 genome, one window contains:
- a CDS encoding GNAT family N-acetyltransferase has product MAHLIAPDASYHSSWLEGSEEFDGARRDGAGGEDWALEDLRELASFRRFVDALVNDALPESPRKPGYVPCTYLWIVEGATFLGSLAIRHELNDFLLNEGGHIGYSVRPSARRRGHAAKALADALPLAKDLGLSRVLITCDEDNAGSRATIEKNGGVYEDSRNGKRRYWADTAQHGAG; this is encoded by the coding sequence ATGGCCCACCTTATCGCTCCGGACGCAAGCTACCACTCATCCTGGCTGGAGGGGTCGGAGGAATTCGACGGCGCCCGCAGGGACGGTGCCGGCGGTGAGGACTGGGCTCTGGAAGACCTCCGGGAGCTTGCGTCATTCCGCCGCTTTGTCGACGCCCTCGTCAACGATGCGTTGCCGGAGAGCCCGAGGAAACCGGGGTACGTACCGTGCACGTACCTGTGGATCGTCGAAGGGGCCACGTTCCTTGGCTCCCTGGCCATCCGGCACGAGTTGAACGATTTCCTACTCAACGAAGGCGGCCATATCGGCTACAGCGTGAGGCCGTCGGCGCGGCGTCGCGGCCACGCAGCCAAGGCGCTGGCGGATGCCCTGCCACTGGCCAAGGACCTTGGGCTCTCCAGGGTCCTGATCACCTGCGATGAGGACAATGCCGGCTCCCGGGCGACCATCGAAAAGAACGGCGGGGTCTACGAGGACTCCCGCAATGGCAAGCGCCGCTACTGGGCCGATACCGCCCAGCACGGCGCCGGCTAA
- a CDS encoding DUF6986 family protein produces MTPALSRADLARIDAQLADTDRLLERNYPGDDGSRQPVHTVYVPADRFSPVFTADWGAQALAAADARGGLESLCALQGQDPELAAAVAPRVRAKLAAEPIEDLRLDFEDGFGDRGDDAEDAAAVTAASAVAAAVAAGTAPPFIGIRFKCFEAATRARGLRTLDLFVSQLAAAGELPDGLILTLPKVTTVAQVEAMDFAVSRLEDAHGLPAGRLRFEVQVETPQLILGPDGTSPVARLPHAVPGRISGLHYGTYDYSASLQISAEYQSMEHPVADFAKEVMQLAVAGTGIRLSDGSTNIIPVGDNVEPAWQLHGRLVRRSLERGYYQGWDLHPAQLPSRFAATYAFYRQGLPAAASRLRNYVEHTAGGVMDEPATARALAAFVLRGVQCGAVGADEVLALAGVGLSQLTVLAHPRLAASTPLRSKDQ; encoded by the coding sequence ATGACGCCAGCCCTCTCGCGAGCCGACCTCGCCAGGATCGACGCGCAGCTCGCCGACACCGACCGGCTGCTGGAGCGCAACTACCCGGGCGACGACGGCTCCCGCCAGCCGGTGCACACCGTCTACGTTCCGGCGGACCGCTTCAGCCCGGTGTTCACCGCGGACTGGGGCGCCCAGGCCCTCGCCGCGGCGGACGCCCGCGGCGGCCTCGAAAGCCTGTGCGCGCTGCAGGGCCAGGACCCGGAGCTGGCGGCCGCTGTCGCGCCGCGGGTCCGCGCCAAGCTCGCCGCCGAGCCCATCGAGGACCTGCGCCTGGACTTTGAGGACGGGTTCGGGGACCGGGGCGACGACGCCGAGGACGCCGCCGCTGTTACCGCAGCGTCCGCCGTGGCCGCCGCCGTCGCCGCCGGCACCGCGCCGCCGTTCATCGGGATCCGCTTCAAGTGCTTCGAAGCCGCCACCCGGGCCCGCGGCCTGCGCACCCTGGACCTGTTCGTCTCGCAGCTGGCCGCGGCCGGGGAACTGCCGGACGGACTGATCCTCACCCTGCCCAAGGTCACCACCGTCGCTCAGGTGGAGGCCATGGACTTCGCCGTGTCCCGCCTCGAGGACGCCCACGGCCTCCCGGCGGGCCGGCTCCGGTTTGAGGTGCAGGTGGAAACCCCGCAGCTCATCCTGGGCCCGGACGGCACCTCGCCGGTGGCGCGCCTGCCGCACGCGGTGCCCGGCCGGATCAGCGGGCTGCACTACGGGACCTACGATTACTCGGCGTCGCTGCAGATTTCAGCGGAGTACCAGTCCATGGAGCATCCTGTGGCTGACTTCGCCAAGGAAGTCATGCAGCTGGCCGTGGCCGGCACCGGCATCCGGCTTTCCGACGGTTCCACCAACATCATCCCGGTGGGCGACAACGTGGAACCGGCCTGGCAGCTTCACGGCCGCTTGGTCCGCCGCTCGCTGGAACGCGGCTACTACCAGGGCTGGGACCTCCACCCGGCGCAACTGCCCAGCCGCTTCGCCGCCACCTACGCCTTCTACCGGCAAGGCCTCCCTGCCGCAGCCTCCCGGCTGCGCAACTATGTGGAGCACACCGCCGGCGGCGTCATGGACGAACCCGCCACCGCACGCGCCCTGGCGGCGTTCGTGCTCCGCGGCGTCCAGTGCGGCGCTGTCGGCGCCGATGAGGTCCTGGCGCTGGCCGGCGTCGGACTCTCCCAACTCACCGTACTGGCCCACCCGCGGCTGGCCGCCTCCACCCCACTTCGAAGTAAGGACCAATAA
- a CDS encoding IclR family transcriptional regulator, with protein MTVTSTRPGAAAEDGGKPSNMRSLSRAMEVFAELQRADRPQRLSDLARTCGMSLPTTLRILRVLQDFGMVSQIDKTYRIGPAVLPAARSYLENDPLVTSSRPVLQQVAAQTGMTASLYTRLGFERILVARVDGDAPLRYDMPLGKRLPLTVGAAGKILLAGAPDSHLQEVVQAAVAAGHEPTSFSLAELKARLPEPGTDYAFSADERANGVLSVAIAINRSGLPSESIALTSPVEAATEDGMKAGVPELRRAAGRLAELLEGTVY; from the coding sequence ATGACGGTGACCAGCACGCGGCCAGGCGCTGCAGCGGAAGACGGCGGAAAGCCGTCCAACATGCGCTCGCTCTCGCGGGCGATGGAGGTTTTCGCGGAACTGCAGCGGGCGGACCGGCCTCAACGGCTGAGCGATCTGGCGCGGACCTGTGGCATGAGCCTGCCGACCACTCTGCGGATCCTGCGTGTCCTGCAGGACTTCGGCATGGTCAGCCAGATCGACAAGACTTACCGGATCGGGCCGGCCGTGCTTCCCGCGGCACGCAGCTACCTGGAGAACGACCCCCTGGTGACCTCATCCCGCCCGGTGCTTCAACAGGTCGCGGCGCAAACGGGAATGACCGCCTCGCTGTACACCCGGCTGGGCTTCGAACGTATTCTCGTGGCGCGCGTCGACGGCGATGCTCCGCTCCGGTATGACATGCCGCTGGGCAAGCGGCTTCCCCTGACCGTCGGCGCCGCCGGCAAAATCCTGCTTGCGGGCGCACCGGACAGCCACCTGCAGGAAGTGGTGCAGGCGGCGGTGGCGGCGGGGCACGAGCCGACCTCCTTCAGCCTTGCCGAGCTCAAGGCCCGGCTGCCCGAACCCGGCACGGACTACGCCTTCTCGGCCGACGAGCGCGCCAACGGCGTGCTCTCGGTGGCCATCGCGATCAACAGGAGCGGGCTGCCCAGCGAATCCATTGCGTTGACGAGTCCGGTGGAGGCGGCCACCGAGGACGGTATGAAAGCCGGTGTCCCCGAACTGCGCCGTGCGGCAGGCCGGCTGGCGGAACTGCTCGAGGGAACCGTCTACTGA
- a CDS encoding bifunctional allantoicase/(S)-ureidoglycine aminohydrolase translates to MGKYYYPQGGLPPQTHLTTERAIVTEAYTVIPKGVMTDIVTSTLPGFSNTRSWILARPISGFATTFSQLIVEIGPGGGAPKAEFEAGVEGVVFVTKGKVNLTLDGELHQLEEGGYAYLAAGATWGLENVSDDIVSFQWIRKAYERLDGYEAKSFVTSDAEVEPTAMPDTNGAWKTTRFTDSNDLAHDMQVNIVTFEPGGVIPFPETHVMEHGLYVLEGKAMYLLNNDWVEVEAGDFMWLRAFCPQACYAGGPGQFRYLLYKDMNRQIRLT, encoded by the coding sequence ATGGGCAAGTACTACTACCCCCAGGGCGGCCTGCCGCCGCAGACCCACCTCACCACGGAACGGGCCATCGTCACGGAGGCCTACACGGTAATCCCCAAGGGCGTCATGACCGACATCGTGACCAGCACCCTGCCGGGTTTCTCCAACACCCGCTCCTGGATCCTGGCCCGCCCGATCTCCGGGTTTGCCACCACGTTCTCGCAGTTGATAGTCGAGATCGGTCCCGGCGGCGGTGCTCCCAAGGCCGAGTTCGAGGCAGGCGTTGAAGGCGTTGTCTTTGTCACCAAGGGCAAGGTCAACCTGACCCTCGACGGCGAACTGCACCAGCTTGAGGAAGGCGGCTACGCCTACCTGGCCGCAGGTGCCACGTGGGGTCTGGAGAACGTCTCGGATGACATTGTCTCCTTCCAATGGATCCGCAAAGCCTACGAGCGGCTTGACGGTTACGAGGCGAAGTCCTTCGTTACCAGTGATGCCGAAGTGGAACCCACCGCGATGCCGGATACCAACGGTGCCTGGAAAACCACCCGCTTCACGGATTCCAACGACCTGGCCCACGACATGCAGGTGAACATTGTGACGTTCGAGCCGGGCGGGGTCATCCCCTTCCCGGAGACCCATGTCATGGAGCACGGCCTGTACGTCCTGGAGGGCAAGGCGATGTACCTGCTCAACAACGACTGGGTCGAGGTGGAGGCCGGCGACTTCATGTGGCTGCGCGCTTTCTGCCCGCAGGCCTGCTACGCCGGTGGTCCCGGCCAGTTCCGCTACCTGCTGTATAAGGACATGAACCGCCAGATCCGCCTCACCTAA
- a CDS encoding tripartite tricarboxylate transporter TctB family protein, whose amino-acid sequence MTMKSTLTQAPARARPARSVLTGIGAFGALGVYVLISSVDLGLWTSLGPGPGLFPFAMGAVLAAMSVVWLLQELKKPSAAGEGADRGLVIAVVVSLLVLAAVLDLLGFQLSMFLFLMYHLKIRGGRSWLSSLLIGLAGSVGAFYAFNYGLNVALPVSAIPALNLIGL is encoded by the coding sequence ATGACAATGAAGTCGACCCTGACCCAAGCCCCGGCCCGGGCAAGGCCAGCGCGCAGCGTTCTGACCGGCATCGGCGCATTCGGCGCCTTGGGCGTCTATGTACTCATCAGCTCGGTGGACCTCGGCCTCTGGACGTCCCTCGGGCCGGGACCCGGCCTGTTCCCGTTCGCCATGGGCGCGGTACTGGCTGCAATGTCGGTCGTGTGGCTGTTGCAGGAGCTCAAGAAGCCAAGCGCGGCCGGCGAGGGCGCGGACCGCGGCCTGGTGATCGCCGTCGTCGTCAGCCTGCTGGTGCTCGCCGCTGTACTGGACCTGCTCGGCTTCCAGCTGAGCATGTTCCTGTTCCTGATGTACCACCTGAAAATCCGCGGCGGCAGGAGCTGGCTGTCCTCACTGCTGATCGGCCTGGCCGGCAGCGTCGGCGCGTTCTATGCCTTCAACTACGGCCTGAACGTGGCCCTCCCCGTCTCAGCCATTCCTGCGCTGAACCTGATCGGACTCTAG
- a CDS encoding tripartite tricarboxylate transporter permease gives MDTLNELLNGFAAALTWQNLLFAFLGCLLGTVIGVLPGVGPVAGVALLIPLTLNLDPAGSIIMLCAIFYGTQYGGTITSVLLNTPGEASSAITTIDGYAMTKLGRAGSALTIAAVGSFIGGSIATIGLVAAAKPLGELGLLVGPPEFFALMVVGISLLVALAGKSMVKALISGALGLLISMVGIDPVAGAPRFTFGMDRLLDGVSFVAVIVGVFGLSEILSYRKGADAPLVHAPGFRSLLPTRMEWRRSAPAIARGTGVGFGLGLVPGMTGSVSSLLSYVAEKKFSRHRHELGKGAVEGVAGPETANNAHANAALIPLFTLGIPASPTIAVLMGAFLQQGLTPGPSLFTEHSDIAWAIIASLFIGNVLLLLLNVPLVGLWTSILRVPAPILTALILLFMVIGAYTINFSVFDVFVMIGFGLLGLALRHLEIPLAPMVLTLVLGPLMERSLRESLEISQGDFSVFLSRPISAVLIAVGLLIICSPLLKLRKPKALTEDPEA, from the coding sequence ATGGACACCCTCAATGAACTGCTGAACGGCTTCGCGGCCGCCCTGACCTGGCAAAACCTGCTCTTCGCATTCCTCGGCTGCCTGCTGGGCACCGTGATCGGTGTGCTCCCCGGAGTCGGCCCGGTGGCCGGCGTCGCCCTGCTCATCCCCCTGACTCTGAACCTGGACCCGGCCGGGTCGATCATCATGTTGTGCGCCATTTTCTACGGCACGCAATATGGCGGCACCATCACCAGCGTCCTGTTGAACACGCCGGGCGAGGCATCATCGGCGATCACCACCATCGACGGCTACGCGATGACCAAACTCGGCCGCGCCGGATCGGCACTGACCATCGCCGCGGTGGGATCCTTCATCGGCGGAAGCATCGCCACTATTGGCCTGGTCGCCGCCGCCAAACCCCTCGGCGAACTCGGCCTCCTCGTCGGGCCGCCGGAGTTCTTCGCGCTCATGGTAGTCGGGATCTCCCTGCTGGTGGCCCTGGCCGGAAAATCCATGGTCAAAGCCCTCATCTCCGGGGCCCTGGGGCTGCTGATCTCCATGGTCGGCATCGACCCTGTGGCCGGCGCGCCCCGCTTCACCTTCGGCATGGACCGGCTCCTGGACGGTGTCAGCTTCGTGGCCGTGATCGTCGGCGTCTTCGGACTGTCGGAGATCCTGTCCTACCGTAAGGGTGCGGATGCACCCCTGGTCCACGCACCCGGGTTCCGGTCGCTCCTGCCCACGCGCATGGAATGGCGGCGCAGCGCCCCGGCCATAGCACGCGGCACCGGAGTCGGCTTCGGACTCGGTCTGGTCCCGGGAATGACCGGATCCGTCTCGTCCCTGCTCTCGTACGTGGCCGAAAAGAAGTTCTCCCGGCACCGCCACGAACTCGGCAAGGGTGCTGTCGAGGGCGTGGCCGGACCGGAAACAGCGAACAACGCGCACGCCAACGCCGCGCTGATCCCGCTGTTCACCCTCGGAATCCCGGCATCCCCCACCATCGCCGTGCTCATGGGGGCCTTCCTCCAGCAGGGCCTGACCCCCGGTCCCAGCCTGTTCACTGAACACTCCGACATCGCCTGGGCCATCATCGCCAGCCTCTTCATCGGCAACGTCCTGCTGCTGCTCCTCAACGTGCCCCTCGTCGGCCTCTGGACCTCCATCCTGCGGGTCCCGGCTCCGATCCTGACTGCGCTGATCCTGCTCTTCATGGTGATCGGCGCCTACACGATCAACTTCAGCGTCTTTGACGTCTTTGTCATGATCGGTTTCGGCCTGCTGGGCCTGGCTCTGCGGCACCTGGAGATCCCGCTGGCCCCCATGGTCCTCACCCTTGTCCTCGGCCCCCTGATGGAACGCTCCCTGCGCGAGTCCCTCGAAATCTCCCAGGGAGACTTCAGCGTTTTCCTCAGCCGTCCCATCTCCGCCGTGCTCATCGCAGTGGGACTGCTGATCATCTGCAGCCCGCTGCTCAAGCTCCGCAAACCCAAAGCCCTCACCGAAGACCCCGAAGCCTAA
- a CDS encoding IclR family transcriptional regulator, which yields MADKPSGGVQSVERVFELLELITDAGGEVTLSELSNSTDLPLPTIHRLLRTLVALGYIRQLPNRRYALGPRLIRLGEAANKQLGSLARPQLKSLVDRLGETANMGVLDSDMVIYVAQVPSLHSMRMFTEVGKRGYMHATGMGKAILAQLDDATVRGIVERKGMPTPTPKSIGDVDALLADLKLIRERGYSIDEEEQEIGVRCFAMAIPDAPTPSAISVSGPVSRVDQNFADKAVPLLREAAQAISAELRQG from the coding sequence ATGGCTGATAAGCCCTCGGGAGGCGTGCAGTCCGTTGAGCGCGTCTTCGAACTTCTGGAACTGATCACCGATGCGGGCGGCGAGGTCACGCTCAGTGAGCTGTCCAACTCCACCGACCTCCCCCTCCCCACGATCCACCGGCTCCTGCGCACCCTCGTGGCCCTGGGCTACATCCGGCAGCTGCCCAACCGCCGCTACGCGCTGGGCCCCCGGCTGATCCGCCTGGGCGAGGCCGCCAACAAGCAGCTCGGCTCGCTGGCCCGGCCGCAGCTGAAGTCGCTCGTGGACCGGCTCGGCGAGACGGCGAACATGGGCGTGCTGGATTCGGACATGGTCATCTACGTCGCCCAGGTCCCCTCGCTGCACTCCATGCGCATGTTCACCGAGGTGGGCAAGCGCGGCTACATGCACGCCACCGGCATGGGCAAGGCGATCCTGGCCCAGCTGGACGATGCCACCGTCCGCGGAATCGTGGAACGCAAGGGCATGCCGACGCCTACGCCCAAATCCATCGGCGACGTCGATGCGCTGCTGGCGGACCTGAAGCTCATCCGCGAGCGCGGCTACTCCATTGATGAGGAAGAGCAGGAGATCGGGGTGCGGTGCTTTGCGATGGCCATCCCCGACGCCCCGACGCCGTCCGCCATCTCGGTCTCCGGTCCTGTGTCCCGGGTGGACCAGAACTTCGCGGACAAGGCCGTGCCGCTCCTGCGGGAGGCGGCGCAGGCGATCTCCGCGGAGCTGCGGCAGGGCTAG
- a CDS encoding HNH endonuclease signature motif containing protein has protein sequence METKAVAEVVEAMKDSIAAVAVFAARAAGHAPGSVSGRASLAGSDPLRDQADAYLDGLAEVARMEARLAGLKVHFAAGYADAAETLAAPARSPQEHTMHEMSLIAEVAGVLTVSERSAAALLSDARTLATALPLTLGALQEGMLSWQHARVMCDETSALEPPAAAALEAHFLDPDAPRAARGCPAGELVPARFRAKARSWRERHHPVSIEARHRRSAADRRLEYAPDRDGMAWLSSYMPADTASGIWARATEAARALQGPDEPRTLTQLRADVAADWLLRGVAEGTPSPTAQVLVTVPVLSLLGTGSEPSMLDGYGPIPASMARRIVGEGATSFLRVLTDPRSGAPLEIGRTSYRIPKAMRQWLRLRDGRCPFPGCSNPSLDNEADHLLAWDDGGSTGITNLGQPCPKHHRLKHATPWNPVDATRDKPPGWTSPSGRCYPSEEQDWEPPDLAPLGGEPPEWAPQEWVLPVREPLDWELEDLLEDVDSLDRPLPVDPFPEWASFAAA, from the coding sequence ATGGAAACCAAGGCGGTTGCGGAAGTGGTGGAGGCCATGAAGGACTCCATTGCTGCCGTGGCCGTTTTCGCCGCCCGTGCGGCCGGGCACGCGCCCGGGTCTGTGTCCGGGCGTGCGTCTTTGGCCGGGTCCGATCCTTTGCGGGACCAGGCGGACGCGTACTTGGACGGCCTGGCGGAGGTGGCCCGGATGGAAGCCCGGCTGGCCGGGCTGAAGGTGCACTTCGCCGCCGGGTACGCGGATGCTGCCGAGACCCTGGCAGCCCCTGCCCGGTCGCCGCAAGAGCACACGATGCACGAGATGTCGCTGATCGCTGAGGTCGCGGGCGTCCTGACGGTGAGCGAACGCAGCGCCGCTGCCCTGTTGTCGGACGCCCGCACCCTGGCCACCGCGCTGCCGCTGACCCTTGGCGCGCTGCAGGAAGGCATGTTGTCCTGGCAGCACGCGCGCGTGATGTGCGACGAAACGTCGGCCCTGGAACCCCCGGCCGCAGCGGCCCTCGAAGCTCACTTCCTTGACCCGGACGCTCCCCGGGCCGCGCGGGGCTGCCCCGCCGGCGAGCTCGTCCCCGCCCGTTTCCGCGCCAAAGCCCGCAGCTGGCGGGAGCGGCACCATCCGGTCAGCATCGAGGCGCGCCACCGCAGGAGTGCCGCGGACCGCCGGCTGGAATACGCCCCGGACCGGGATGGCATGGCCTGGCTCTCCTCGTACATGCCCGCGGACACGGCGTCCGGTATCTGGGCCCGGGCCACGGAGGCCGCACGCGCACTTCAGGGGCCCGACGAACCCCGGACGCTGACGCAGCTCCGCGCAGACGTCGCCGCTGACTGGCTGCTCCGTGGCGTGGCGGAAGGAACCCCGTCCCCAACCGCCCAGGTGCTGGTCACCGTTCCGGTGCTGTCGCTCCTGGGAACCGGCTCTGAGCCGTCCATGCTGGACGGATACGGGCCCATCCCGGCGAGCATGGCACGCCGGATTGTCGGGGAAGGCGCAACATCGTTCCTGCGGGTGCTGACAGATCCTCGCAGCGGGGCGCCCCTGGAGATCGGCCGGACCAGCTACCGGATTCCTAAGGCGATGCGCCAATGGCTTCGGCTGAGGGACGGGCGATGTCCGTTCCCCGGCTGCAGCAACCCTTCCCTGGACAACGAGGCCGACCACCTGCTGGCCTGGGACGACGGCGGCAGCACAGGCATCACCAACCTTGGCCAGCCGTGTCCCAAGCACCACCGGCTGAAACACGCCACGCCCTGGAATCCTGTCGACGCGACGCGGGACAAGCCGCCTGGCTGGACCTCGCCCTCGGGCCGCTGCTACCCCAGCGAGGAACAGGATTGGGAACCGCCGGACCTGGCGCCATTGGGCGGGGAACCGCCGGAGTGGGCGCCGCAAGAGTGGGTGCTGCCGGTCCGGGAACCGCTGGACTGGGAACTTGAGGATCTGCTCGAGGACGTCGACAGCCTCGACCGGCCTCTGCCTGTGGATCCCTTTCCCGAGTGGGCTTCCTTCGCGGCCGCCTAA
- a CDS encoding NAD-dependent malic enzyme: protein MANPSPGNSITLRVEAPSSFTATSELAAAVGAAGAAVTALDVTESHHETLVVDVTCNTTDDAHAGRVKDALNALDGVTVQHVSDRTFLMHLGGKLEVVPKVALRNRDDLSRAYTPGVARVCLAIAEDPAAARNLTVKRNTIAVVTDGSAVLGLGNIGPAAALPVMEGKAALFKQFANVDAWPVCLDTQDTEEIIRIVKALAPVYGGVNLEDIAAPRCFEIENRLRQELDIPVFHDDQHGTAIVTLAALVNALRVVDKKLSEVRIVVSGVGAAGSAIIQLLKAQGARHIIAAGRSGAIHHGAKYDDEHRSWIAENTNEAGFSGTLHEALAGADVFIGVSAPHVIGEEQVASMAENAIVFAMANPTPEIDPVIASRHAAVVATGRSDFPNQINNVLAFPGFFRGLLDAGASDITPEMLVAAAKAIANRVADDELNASYIIPSVFDPEVAGDVAAAVAAAARANAAHAAGPAVPAHA, encoded by the coding sequence ATGGCGAACCCCAGCCCCGGAAACTCGATCACCCTGCGCGTGGAGGCTCCGTCTAGCTTCACCGCGACCAGCGAACTCGCGGCGGCCGTCGGCGCCGCCGGAGCGGCCGTCACCGCCCTGGACGTCACCGAATCCCACCACGAGACCCTCGTCGTCGACGTCACCTGCAACACCACGGACGACGCCCACGCCGGCCGCGTCAAGGACGCTCTCAACGCCCTCGACGGCGTCACGGTCCAGCACGTCTCCGACCGCACGTTCCTCATGCACCTGGGCGGCAAGCTCGAGGTGGTCCCGAAGGTGGCCCTGCGCAACCGCGACGACCTCTCCCGCGCCTACACCCCCGGCGTCGCCCGCGTCTGCCTGGCAATCGCCGAGGACCCCGCCGCCGCGCGGAACCTGACGGTCAAGCGAAACACCATCGCGGTGGTCACGGACGGCTCCGCGGTCCTGGGCCTGGGCAACATCGGCCCGGCCGCCGCGCTCCCGGTCATGGAAGGCAAGGCCGCGCTGTTCAAGCAGTTCGCCAACGTGGACGCGTGGCCGGTCTGCCTGGACACCCAGGACACCGAGGAAATCATCCGGATCGTCAAGGCCCTCGCCCCCGTCTACGGCGGCGTCAACCTGGAGGACATCGCCGCCCCGCGCTGCTTCGAGATCGAGAACCGGCTCCGCCAGGAACTGGACATCCCGGTCTTCCACGACGACCAGCACGGCACCGCGATCGTCACCCTCGCCGCCCTGGTCAACGCCCTGCGCGTCGTGGACAAGAAGCTCTCCGAGGTCAGGATCGTGGTCTCCGGCGTCGGAGCCGCCGGCTCGGCGATCATCCAGCTGCTCAAGGCGCAGGGCGCCCGGCACATCATTGCCGCCGGCCGCTCCGGCGCCATCCACCACGGCGCCAAGTACGACGACGAGCACCGCAGCTGGATTGCCGAAAACACCAACGAGGCCGGCTTCTCCGGCACCCTGCACGAGGCCCTGGCCGGCGCGGACGTGTTTATCGGCGTCAGCGCCCCGCACGTGATCGGCGAAGAGCAGGTTGCCTCGATGGCGGAGAACGCTATTGTGTTCGCCATGGCCAACCCGACCCCGGAGATCGACCCGGTGATCGCCTCCCGGCATGCCGCCGTCGTGGCCACCGGCCGCAGCGACTTCCCCAACCAGATCAACAATGTGCTGGCATTCCCGGGCTTCTTCCGTGGCCTGCTCGACGCCGGAGCCTCGGACATCACGCCGGAAATGCTGGTGGCCGCGGCCAAGGCGATCGCCAACCGCGTGGCCGACGACGAACTGAACGCCAGCTATATCATCCCCAGCGTCTTCGACCCGGAAGTTGCCGGCGACGTCGCGGCCGCCGTGGCCGCCGCCGCACGCGCGAACGCCGCGCACGCTGCCGGACCGGCCGTTCCGGCCCACGCCTGA
- the aceB gene encoding malate synthase A, whose product MTLTVTDPQPIDRAGEILTPEALAFVEELHVRFAGTRAELLKARAVKREHVARTHRLDFLPETQEIRDADWSVVPAPKALQDRRVEMTGPAAPAKMAINALNSGAKVWLADLEDASTPTWSNVVESILNLRDAAEGTLKYTSPEGKEYTLRTDAPLAVVVARPRGWHMGERHLLIGGEHTVGALVDFGLHFFHTAKRLLANGHGPYYYLPKMESHLEARLWNEIFVFAQDYLGIPQGTIRATVLIETIPAAFEMDEILYELRDHASGLNAGRWDYLFSIIKYFRDAGESFVLPDRATVAMTAPFMRAYTELLVKTCHRRGAFAMGGMAAVIPNRREPEVTAQAFEKVRADKTREANDGFDGSWVAHPDLVQVCREVFDSVLGSRPNQLDKQRPEVSVTAEQLLDIRSAQGQVTEAGLRLNLYVAVAYTAVWISGNGAVAIHNLMEDAATAEISRSQVWQQLRNHSVLADTGRTVTRELVSEILAEETEKLRSEVGEDAFQQHYLPASRLIGDICLSEDYTDFLTTPAYELVG is encoded by the coding sequence ATGACTCTCACCGTCACCGATCCCCAGCCGATTGACCGGGCCGGGGAAATCCTCACCCCGGAAGCCCTCGCGTTCGTCGAGGAACTCCACGTCCGCTTCGCCGGCACCCGCGCCGAGCTGCTCAAAGCCCGCGCCGTCAAGCGCGAACACGTCGCCCGGACGCACCGCCTGGACTTCCTGCCGGAAACCCAGGAAATCCGCGACGCCGACTGGAGCGTGGTGCCGGCGCCGAAGGCCCTGCAGGACCGCCGGGTCGAGATGACCGGGCCCGCCGCCCCGGCCAAGATGGCCATCAACGCGCTGAACTCCGGCGCGAAGGTGTGGCTGGCCGACCTCGAGGACGCCAGCACCCCCACCTGGTCCAACGTGGTCGAATCCATTCTCAACCTCCGCGACGCCGCTGAGGGAACCTTGAAGTACACCTCGCCCGAAGGCAAGGAGTACACGCTGCGCACCGACGCCCCGCTCGCCGTCGTGGTGGCCCGGCCCCGCGGCTGGCACATGGGCGAACGGCACCTCTTGATCGGCGGCGAGCACACCGTCGGCGCCCTCGTGGACTTCGGCCTGCACTTCTTCCACACCGCCAAACGGCTCCTGGCCAACGGCCATGGACCCTACTACTACCTGCCCAAGATGGAGAGCCACCTCGAGGCCCGGCTGTGGAACGAGATTTTCGTCTTCGCGCAGGACTACCTCGGCATCCCGCAAGGCACCATCCGCGCCACCGTCCTAATCGAGACCATTCCGGCAGCCTTCGAGATGGACGAAATCCTCTACGAACTGCGGGACCACGCCTCCGGCCTGAATGCCGGCCGCTGGGACTACCTCTTCAGCATCATCAAGTACTTCCGCGACGCCGGGGAGAGCTTCGTCCTGCCGGACCGGGCCACAGTGGCCATGACAGCGCCGTTCATGCGGGCCTACACCGAACTGCTCGTCAAGACCTGCCACCGCCGCGGCGCCTTCGCCATGGGCGGCATGGCGGCCGTGATCCCCAACCGGCGTGAACCCGAGGTGACCGCGCAGGCCTTCGAGAAAGTCCGGGCGGACAAGACCCGTGAGGCCAACGACGGCTTCGACGGCTCCTGGGTGGCGCACCCGGACCTGGTCCAGGTCTGCCGCGAGGTGTTCGACTCCGTCCTGGGCAGCCGGCCCAACCAGCTGGACAAGCAGCGGCCCGAAGTCAGCGTCACCGCGGAGCAGCTCCTGGACATCCGTTCCGCCCAGGGCCAGGTCACCGAGGCCGGGCTCCGCCTGAACCTCTACGTCGCCGTCGCCTACACCGCCGTCTGGATCTCCGGGAACGGCGCCGTCGCCATCCACAACCTCATGGAGGACGCCGCCACGGCGGAAATTTCCCGCTCCCAGGTCTGGCAGCAGCTCCGTAACCACTCCGTGCTGGCGGACACCGGCCGGACCGTGACCCGTGAACTGGTGTCTGAAATCCTGGCCGAGGAGACCGAGAAACTCCGGAGCGAAGTGGGTGAGGACGCCTTCCAGCAGCACTACCTGCCGGCCAGCCGCCTGATCGGCGACATCTGCCTGTCCGAGGACTACACCGATTTCCTCACCACCCCGGCCTACGAACTGGTGGGCTGA